A window of the Bombina bombina isolate aBomBom1 chromosome 3, aBomBom1.pri, whole genome shotgun sequence genome harbors these coding sequences:
- the TAF8 gene encoding transcription initiation factor TFIID subunit 8 isoform X3, with the protein MLQSYLSEIGRSAKSYCEHTARTQPTLPDIVVTLIEMGFNIDTLPAYAKRSQRMVITAPPVTNHPVTPKALSAGQNKPHPAHIPSHLPEFPDPHTYIKTPTCREPMVGYQVLREKAASQRRDVERALTRFMAKTGETQSLFKDDTSTFPLIAARPQSIPYLNALLPSELELQQVEETDSSEQDEQTDTENLSMHMQADESAEKENSVLQQNSLKCGEETLIDNPYLRPVKKPKLRRKK; encoded by the exons ATGTTACAGAGCT ACTTGTCAGAGATAGGACGCAGTGCCAAGTCATACTGTGAGCACACCGCAAGGACGCAGCCCACCCTGCCAGATATTGTGGTGACATTAATAGAAATGG GGTTCAACATAGACACTTTGCCTGCATATGCCAAACGCTCCCAGAGGATGGTGATAACTGCAC CACCTGTGACAAATCACCCTGTAACTCCAAAGGCTCTGAGTGCTGGACAGAACAAGCCACACCCTGCTCATATTCCAAGCCATCTCCCAGAGTTCCCTGATCCACACACTTACATCAAGACTCCG ACATGTCGGGAACCAATGGTTGGTTACCAGGTCCTGCGAGAGAAGGCGGCATCTCAGCGTAGAGATGTGGAACGGGCCTTAACCAGGTTTATGGCAAAGACTGGCGAGACACAGAGTTTGTTCAAGGATGACACCAGCACCTTCCCAT TGATTGCAGCCAGGCCACAATCCATTCCATATCTGAACGCTCTTCTTCCGTCAGAGCTGGAGCTACAACAGGTGGAAGAAACAGATTCTTCAGAGCAGGATGAACAGACAGATACAGAGAACCTCTCCATGCACATGCAGGCG GACGAGTCTGCAGAGAAGGAAAACTCTGTTTTACAACAGAATTCCCTTAAATGTGGCGAAGAAACACTGATAGACAATCCTTATCTGCGGCCTGTGAAAAAACCCAAGTTAAGACGCAAGAAGTGA
- the TAF8 gene encoding transcription initiation factor TFIID subunit 8 isoform X2, protein MAETSVAVTASASSGTKSCSRGSSTPADNYYLARRRTLQVVVSSLLTEAGFESSEKAAVETLTEMLQSYLSEIGRSAKSYCEHTARTQPTLPDIVVTLIEMGFNIDTLPAYAKRSQRMVITAPPVTNHPVTPKALSAGQNKPHPAHIPSHLPEFPDPHTYIKTPTCREPMVGYQVLREKAASQRRDVERALTRFMAKTGETQSLFKDDTSTFPLIAARPQSIPYLNALLPSELELQQVEETDSSEQDEQTDTENLSMHMQADESAEKENSVLQQNSLKCGEETLIDNPYLRPVKKPKLRRKK, encoded by the exons AAATCATGTTCACGTGGATCCTCTACTCCTGCTGATAATTATTACCTGGCACGGAGGCGCACATTGCAGGTTGTAGTAAGCTCCCTGCTCACAGAGGCCGGATTTGAGAGTTCAGAGAAGGCTGCTGTGGAGACCCTTACGGAAATGTTACAGAGCT ACTTGTCAGAGATAGGACGCAGTGCCAAGTCATACTGTGAGCACACCGCAAGGACGCAGCCCACCCTGCCAGATATTGTGGTGACATTAATAGAAATGG GGTTCAACATAGACACTTTGCCTGCATATGCCAAACGCTCCCAGAGGATGGTGATAACTGCAC CACCTGTGACAAATCACCCTGTAACTCCAAAGGCTCTGAGTGCTGGACAGAACAAGCCACACCCTGCTCATATTCCAAGCCATCTCCCAGAGTTCCCTGATCCACACACTTACATCAAGACTCCG ACATGTCGGGAACCAATGGTTGGTTACCAGGTCCTGCGAGAGAAGGCGGCATCTCAGCGTAGAGATGTGGAACGGGCCTTAACCAGGTTTATGGCAAAGACTGGCGAGACACAGAGTTTGTTCAAGGATGACACCAGCACCTTCCCAT TGATTGCAGCCAGGCCACAATCCATTCCATATCTGAACGCTCTTCTTCCGTCAGAGCTGGAGCTACAACAGGTGGAAGAAACAGATTCTTCAGAGCAGGATGAACAGACAGATACAGAGAACCTCTCCATGCACATGCAGGCG GACGAGTCTGCAGAGAAGGAAAACTCTGTTTTACAACAGAATTCCCTTAAATGTGGCGAAGAAACACTGATAGACAATCCTTATCTGCGGCCTGTGAAAAAACCCAAGTTAAGACGCAAGAAGTGA